A region of the Gouania willdenowi chromosome 1, fGouWil2.1, whole genome shotgun sequence genome:
GACCTTGATCCTTGTGAAGAACTGTCTGAAGCAGCCTCTAGGATCAACCTTTAAATTCTTAGCCAAATCCAAGATGAACTGCATGACGATGGCCTGATGGGCCACCTGCTCCATGAGTGCATGTTTCTGCAAGTGCATGAACAGAGTTTATAAGACCTTTGTTCCCCTTTAATAAGTATTTAAAGAAATTGCTCACCTCGTCTATTTCGAAGTTGATACAAATGGCAATAAGACTGTTGGCTGTCTCCTCACACACCAGATGGGGGTTATCTGACAAATACTTCTGACTGTCATGCCAACGCTGCAGAATACCTGGTAAGTAGATAAACACAGGTGATGCATCAGCAGAAGGATAAAGGGGAACTAAAGGGAGTAAATCATCACTTAGCAAGCCTTAGCAGCAGATAAACACCTCAAGCATTATTTGAACTAAAAACAAGCGTACCGAAATGTTTGATGTCCTTTTCGTACTTGTCCACAAAGGTCTTGTGCTTCTCCACCTTCACCACCTCGGTTTCCTCCTTTGATACAGGCTTGATGTTCAACAAACTCTAAAGACACATAAAGTCGTTCAATGACAAGTCCGACAGCATTGGGTTtaaaacagggttggggtcaattacatttttcagctacaattacgttttcaataacCCATGTATAATTACATTATACAGTGACTAGCATTTttactaattacaattaaaattcaataattttttatcctcagaaagtcaattacaattacattctcaattactaaatttcaattacaattaaataaataatctaataaaagttaattttcctcgtgtgttagctttctgttagcatctcttatgataacaggtcctaaatcagtaaaatacactaaaaacaaatatctatcgtCTTATTTCTTTtgtatctcttggttaccttattacgctttctaatcaatgaaaatatgttttaacatttttagtgtggacatctgagacttttttgtgttagtatacccctcaattccattttttttaatggtaaaatatgggaaagcttgatatgaaacatatttcaataattaactaaatatgtgtagaactgttcatagaactgtaatgtagttccccagttttgcgttaaattatagttgatcatttttatagaattttcatggcaattacaactaCAAGATAAATGATCTAAATtgcattacaatttaattacgattacaacagcaacagatttgttaaattacaattacaattacgccttaattgtaattaattatcaattacaattataattgaccctaaccctagtTTAAACACAATGCTTTACCTTGCTAAAACCTTCTTTGCTAATGGTGTCCACATTCCAGGGAACTTTCCTTTCCTCCCTTCTGTACTCTTCTATCAACTTCTCAAAGCTCTTTTCATCCTTTTTTAGTGTTTTCACTTCTGCCTGACATTTCCTCAGCTCTGCCTCTTGCTCCTCATCCACCGCTGCTTCCTCTCTTCCTTCTTGCAGGCGTTTCAGACACCCCTGTACTTCTTCTAAAAGCCTCTTGCAGTGAGCAAAGTTAGTTTCCAGATCTTCGCCTCTCTGCTGAAACTCAGCCATTTTCTCCAGGCGGGCCTACATAATGAGAACAATGAGACGCTGGAAAACAGATGAACAAAGTACAAACGGTGCTAACTAAATGCAACAAATCACATGGAGGGAATACATGGCTAAAAAGTGAGAGTTAACCACAATTTCAGTGTTGAggatagggctgggcggtataccggttcatacgaaataccggtatatatttttgttatgatatacatttttaacataCCGCTGTATTTGATTACAAACTTTCGGAAAGCTATGCTGCCCagcgtttcagaccggacccttttcaaggttgcacttctaaataggaaggtaaacagtagcgctctggtgttagttgcggtgtaaatcatacgtgtaaattgatggcagtggctatccgtatggttgccgtataaatataccaacattctatctgtacgccgcgcccctatttggccaatttaggtcacgtgataggtcagtcattggccagtttaggtcacataactaagactaaaccttaccctaaacctaactctaacccaaaaaatggtTGTGATATTGGGTTTATAACCTAACCTTAAGCCTAAGCCTAACCCTACCCTAAAATGCTACATATGTGTACTTTGCTTTGTAACTTTGCTTTgttaaccgtaccaatagcaccgggggttgtccgtatggcatctgtacaaatagacactttctaaatggataagaaagacacaattgaaagctctgaagctgcatgtgagcatagGCCTGCTACAGGAGAACGACGCTCACAGACATGGAGGCATGGTtggcttagcatgtcggcagtttggcagtaatacacaaaaaattagagcaaaggatcacaatttgtaattcctataatgcggaaataagtcctggtggagctgcaaacaaaaccctaccttattcaccataagaaaccaccacaccactgagtatgcagcatttaaatcTAGaaattaagctaatgctaaagctaagctagcgtggcaaagagccattgggctgctgttgcaaacttgtattactactagtgtggaattattgtacaatattcactcattatGACAGTGAAATacaccatcctaagtcaatctacagCAGaaattgttatggcaattattatatcaATCATCAtttcatcaaatgtgtgttcatgtatacaatttgtcatgtgtttgtaCACGATGACTGCATTATATCCCTTGCCGAGTCATGTTAGATTCGATTACCCGCAGTCTCTGCTCAAGCTCTCATACCAAAGCTCTGATAAACAGAGTTCTGTAACAGTGTCTACGTATAACAAGGtgttattcttgttttttgcctttctcttcttctttcggagagGGTTTAGATGGCCGACTCGTATTCTTTCACCTACGCACACAGATAAGATGCATCTGACCAgcaaggccaaactcaaactcacatgtggattcacatgcagatacacacacacacacacacacgcacgcacgcacgcacgcacgcacacacacacacacacacacacacacacacacacacacactcacattcacatcacgcacacacattatcaagacagatatcaCTGTCTCCACTGTTGaggcatctgaccccctcctttccTCTCATCAGGGTGGGACTTTTCTCTATCTGTATAAAGTTTAAGCTGTGGAACTTTCCAGTTAGTTGTTGGCCGTTTGCCCTTCCTACAGGATGCAAGACCTTTTtctgtactctttttcatttagtttataataaatctttttttataaaatcatcatgctttgactggacttcatcattcaaccagagcacaaatcatgtttCCAAATGAGGGCAACCGTAAAAAGTTGCCATGACAAATTACTCTCTCAACCACaacaaaatgctgtgaacaactgattatgtatgaaaaaaaacGTCATATATCGTGAAACCgatagaattttgaaaaataccgtgatatacattGGTCATACTGTCCAGCCCTAGTTGGGGATACTACATATACAACAACTCTTGAACCCGACTCATTACCAGTCAATAGAACCTGACCAGTGgagcattcattcattcagtaaacatcaaataaaatatGCTACTGTATTAAATATACTTGACTTGCACAAGGCACATTACACCCTGAATTGTTCTCCAGTCCACTACTCACTCTTGCAATTCTAATTAATGAAGTTATGTATTTTCTACTTAGTGCTATTGTTGATGTAGTATATATAGTTTTATGTTTGGGGTATTATTAGAGCTTAATTTTTACTCACTGGATCAAAATCTTTAAACACTACTTTTACATCCCCTTTTAAATGatattattggtttatttattacaaaagaTGTagcctgagagagagagagggagggagagagagagagaagagagagagaagagagagagagagagagatgagggagggagagatagagagaggaaGAGGCAAGCAACATATTTTTGCTTATTCAGTTCTGTAGAAATATTATATAGAACTATTCCAAACTTTTATTACAACCCTAAAATACAGAAGCCAAATGTAATTATTGTTCTTCTATAATTTTGGGAATGTAAGGATTTTGCATGCTGTGGTTATTGCttgtaacatactgtatatctaccaTTCTATAATAAATCATGAACCCTTAAATGACTGAATGCAggaacatttttacaaaaacaaaagaaaggaaaaggtttttaaaaaggACATTTTGCTTTTGAATAAAGGCAGCAAAGTCTATGGAAGCctgtttccgccactaaaaaaatgatcactatggcaagtcataattatgagtttatAAGTCGAATTTatagatagaaagtcataaatatgataGAAAagcataattatgagaaagtcataattatgaaaaagaAAGTCATCATTATGAGATACGAAGTCATCATtatgaaaaaaagtaaaattatgAGATAGCTAGTTAGAAATcctaattatgagaaaattattttttatgtaaagttgtaaggaaacatacaaaaatgtgacagaatAATTTTGCAATAAAGACGTATTTATGTACTATGTACCATGTGTGGAATTCTAACTgaaaaaacagccaaaatatgtgttttgaatgaattattattcagagtaataatgataataatggtgGTCAGTGTCGGAAAACTGCAGCAATTGCTCAGTTtgtgtctcataattatgactttacttaCTCATAATTATTATGACTTGCTGTGgtaattttcatttattcttttaGTGTCGGAAACTAGCTTCCATAAAAGTCAGATTATTATGGCAAAACAACTGCATTATTTCTTAACCATGACTATTGTAAACGAGCTGCTTGAcccgtttttattattttagcaATGCACTATATGTTATTTGCACAAGCGTTAAAATAATGATTCATCAGACATACAGACCGGAAGTGTTTTGCTTAACTCGTCTAATTAAACTCTCCTCTTTCCTGACCATTAGCATAGAACTTGTTTATATCACTTACAGACACATATAGGAGAACAACTATGCAGGtcttaacacattttaaaagcacAAAAGTCTCTGCTAACCCGGTGTCTCATTCTGAATAAACTCTGGGTGTCGACGTACGGACTGATGAAATCCTCATCGTCTGACACATAAATGTGATCCCAGGTGCTGTAGTTGATGCCCGATCCTCCGCTCATGTTCCTCTGCTGTCAGTCAACTATGTAGCAAACACTGTGAacacagaacagaacaggaGACACAGTTTTAATCCTCTTTAGCCAAGAAGTCAAGAAGAGGTTTAAATTAATCCCCCTGCTTTTAGCAGCGCGCGACCAGAAGCCAATCAATACGTCACAAGAAGGGCggggaaaagaaagaaagaaagaaagaaagaaaattcaaagattAATCTTGGATACCTGccactatctctctctctctctccctccctccctccctccctccctccccccctccctccctccctccctccctccctccccNNNNNNNNNNNNNNNNNNNNNNNNNNNNNNNNNNNNNNNNNNNNNNNNNNNNNNNNNNNNNNNNNNNNNNNNNNNNNNNNNNNNNNNNNNNNNNNNNNCactgtacatattgtaaatacttatttgttcatgttgttgttttagatagatagatattttatattatagttactggtattctcattgaattattattattattgctattattattatattatattattttattaccttattattattattattaataaatattgtttattatcaatattattgtttttattactgTGACTGGATTCttatattactttgttattgctattattattattgctctattattattatcattatattatattcttataataccttattattattattaccattattattaatactattactattattactatcactattatatcatcatcattaattattgtagccaaagaactgaaatattcaaggaTGTGAGTGTTGAGTGGTAAAACCAGCATTTTGAATATATTCAAGCACCTTGTATCATAGCTACATACATgacgtttttaaaaaatcaaacagtttggaaatcggttcaaaattcaacaaataattCTACTTAGAGATTGAGAAATACCTCTTTCTGTCATAATGTCCATACGCCGCGGCCTCCACCCACCACCATCATGTATGAGGATGATACTGCGTTtctggcaaaaataaataaatctctgCAAGATTTTGTTGTGACCCCAAAACACTCACAGGGCAACGATCTATAATCACACACTGCTCATAATTTAGCAAGaaatatctttattttaaaataatattgtagGCTAAATAATTAATGAAGGCAAtgacaaatgaaaaacaattcaATCTAACATATTTtgagaaacaaatgaaaattaaatagaattagtaagaaaaagaaaatataacagTGAAAAGTATTCAGAATAAACGCAGGGTAAAGTGAAACAAGTTTACTATACTGTACAAAACAGCAGCTATATGGACAAATTATTCATCCAACAAAAGTTTATcctttttgcttttgttgtaGCAAAAATAATCACTGACATTGTAAGACATGCTTCTTTCTGCCAACCTCATGTTTTATATTAATGATAGAAGGTCTTCTGAGGCGGTGCTGGGCCATTGATTTTCATTGGTGTGTCTCTTTAGTTTGGAAAGCTTCTTTTAGCTGATGCCACTGTCACTGGTTGAGTAAGACAATCCTAAAGAAATGTCCCAATATTTACTCTCTAATCCCTCTCATGGACAAAGTCTAGAGTTGAAATGTAGACATCCTGTATAGCATGGAAAGCAAATGGATAATCTAAAACTACTTGGGCCAATTTGGACATCGAATATATTCTGCATTAAAATAGTAAATCAATCtttcaataaaacattagcTAATTGACTCTTTCCCATGTTCATGCTTTTTTTAATGGATTAACACTAATCGtcatgtgtgaataaaaagaaTACACCACAATGCAGTTGTTATTAGAGTGGTGGGCTAATGGTTAAGGAAGAGGCCTTATAACTGGAGGATGCTGGTTCAATTCCCATCATAGGTCATCGCTGCTCCTTGGTGCTGCAGCCTCCAGGAGTCACAAGCCAGTGTTCTACCTTTGTTGACCCAAAAAGGATAATTTATCCCCATTCAAATGCAGAGAGTTGTGTCATGAAAGCATCTGAGGTAGTGGTTATGCACTGAAACACACTCAGGAAATCACTAAATAAcgtatttgtttatattttgcaCTTCTTTACTTATAGACTTGCTGTACATccctatgttttttttatttcagtgaaTGTTGAAATAAACAACCGCATAGAATGTTTGCACTGGCGCCATGACAAGGGTGTACCCCGCCTAATGCCCAATGAAAGTTGGAgctaggcaccagcagacccccgtgaccctgaaaaaaggaacaaacgggtcagaaaatggatggatggagtgtTTGCTAGTGGGCGGCACTTCCCTGCAGCTTCTGTTATAAACAGTACCAAAATTATTTCTCGAGAGTTCTTACTTTAATATCGGCCACTTCCGGTCGCACAATGATATATGATATCTACTAACaattctgtgttttgtttttagaaacagaAGATGAAAAtcaactggtttttaaaattttgtttatcccttctcaaccctgataaagaaaaataacttgagtttcaattttaatctttgaatttaaaaacaataatcaaataaacagtttttttttttttttcctattctaAATGGAAAATCCAATGGCAAACCATACACAGACGATAAATACAGATCCATTTCATGCTACGGACTCAGCTTTGAAGCCCCTTAGTGGTTAATAAGGCCTATGGGTTTGCATATCAGCCTAAATAGCCACACATGCCCGTCAAATGCTCGTCTTGACCAGTTGTTGCTTCTGCAGGTCGTGGTTGGCAGTAAAATTGAGACACACATCATTATTTGGTTTCTTTACCACTTAACAAAATATTTCTGGTGCAAGGTTGTTCACACTTGAAAATGAGTCTTATGAAAGAAGACATAACAAAACTGTCAAAGCTCATTAAGTTACTGTGATGGCCACGGCCACACATTAAGGTTAAGTTACACAGTTAtcattgtttctttgtgtttcaatTAATGCACTGTCTGTTAATcctgattttctttgtttttgagttACCTGTGGAATGTCTTCCTGGTCTGGCAAAAGATGGTGGAGAGGGCGGAGCTGACTTTTATGCTGAGACCCACGCCCATCGGACCAGACCAAGTCATTGAACTCATAGGGGGATTGGGAGTTGTTTATGTTAGATTTAAGTTAGTATATATCATGTTCTCCCCTGTGTGTGTCTGATGGAATATCCAACTCATATATAAGTCTCCCCTTGTGTGTTAGTGGGGAGTGGTGTGGGT
Encoded here:
- the LOC114467250 gene encoding LOW QUALITY PROTEIN: hsp90 co-chaperone Cdc37-like (The sequence of the model RefSeq protein was modified relative to this genomic sequence to represent the inferred CDS: deleted 1 base in 1 codon): MSGGSGINYSTWDHIYVSDDEDFISPYVDTQSLFRMRHRARLEKMAEFQQRGEDLETNFAHCKRLLEEVQGCLKRLQEGREEAAVDEEQEAELRKCQAEVKTLKKDEKSFEKLIEEYRREERKVPWNVDTISKEGFSKSLLNIKPVSKEETEVVKVEKHKTFVDKYEKDIKHFGILQRWHDSQKYLSDNPHLVCEETANSLIAICINFEIDEKHALMEQVAHQAIVMQFILDLAKNLKVDPRGCFRQFFTRIKTAEKPYQDAFDRELELLKERVCSCARMRMESAMKEIEEEEKQKRLGPGGLDPVEVYASLPKEIQRSFDEKNIDMLQEAMNKLEPEEGKYLLKQCIDSGLWVPETGDDDEEKEEEEDKED